One part of the Candidatus Poribacteria bacterium genome encodes these proteins:
- a CDS encoding HEAT repeat domain-containing protein gives MKYFLLILILLCLVACQSQEQQAKTLVDQLGDTEAARRTKAAKALVKMGPEAINALIHGLSDENPQIREMSAWTLSEIKTPAARVVPALISVLTDPDENIRVVGSVALQNLGEPAVPYLIDALTAESADIRLNAAYALGEIGTPLDTILPALINALTDPVWNVRRLVVRALGTIGTPAVEPLIEALNSPEPELRRMAERALNDIGTPRARRAIADAKKTLSDR, from the coding sequence ATGAAGTACTTTCTTTTAATCCTCATTCTTTTGTGTCTGGTAGCATGTCAGTCGCAGGAACAACAGGCAAAAACGCTTGTTGATCAACTCGGTGACACAGAAGCAGCACGTCGCACCAAAGCCGCCAAAGCCTTAGTCAAAATGGGACCGGAGGCAATCAACGCACTCATCCACGGGCTATCCGATGAAAATCCGCAGATTCGTGAGATGTCTGCCTGGACGCTCAGCGAAATCAAGACCCCCGCTGCCCGTGTTGTTCCGGCACTTATTTCTGTGCTCACAGATCCCGACGAAAATATCCGCGTCGTCGGCTCTGTCGCCCTGCAAAATTTGGGTGAACCTGCCGTGCCGTATCTCATTGATGCCCTAACAGCAGAATCAGCGGATATTCGATTGAATGCCGCTTATGCCTTAGGTGAAATCGGCACACCGCTTGATACGATTTTGCCTGCCCTCATTAACGCACTCACAGATCCAGTGTGGAACGTCCGCCGTCTTGTCGTGCGTGCTTTGGGGACAATAGGCACCCCCGCAGTTGAACCGCTAATTGAAGCACTCAATTCGCCCGAACCTGAACTTCGTCGCATGGCGGAACGTGCTTTGAACGATATTGGCACCCCACGCGCACGCAGAGCAATCGCGGATGCAAAGAAAACGTTGTCCGATCGCTAA
- a CDS encoding formylglycine-generating enzyme family protein, which produces MKRACFAIVILFLAVYSNSAVSEVSSAAQQVLTTIEWVSIPEGTFLMGSTPEEAKAAYEDAKLRSSMLEQHTFDAELPQHQVYLSTYEISRYEITNAQYRAFVEATNRPTPRGHNGEKTWEDETLNGDTQPVVGVTWFDAQAFAEWIGGSLPTEAQWERAARGTVARTYPWGNTPPKARQHANFARRYNRPMPVGHFPKGESPNGIADLAGNVWEWCLDEYSLTAYQRNGGEVSRNPVNLRFRDVLRARVIRGGAWDVGSAFLRSGLRFKFYPLDSTHTIGFRVVRPRPEIKN; this is translated from the coding sequence ATGAAACGCGCCTGCTTTGCGATTGTCATACTTTTCCTTGCTGTCTATAGCAACTCCGCTGTTTCCGAAGTTAGCAGTGCTGCCCAACAAGTCCTCACCACTATAGAGTGGGTCTCTATTCCAGAAGGCACCTTTCTAATGGGTTCAACTCCTGAAGAGGCGAAAGCCGCCTATGAGGATGCCAAACTGCGAAGTTCCATGCTGGAACAGCATACTTTTGATGCCGAACTGCCCCAGCATCAGGTCTATCTGAGTACTTACGAGATCTCTCGGTATGAAATCACCAACGCACAATACCGTGCCTTCGTTGAGGCGACAAATCGCCCGACACCGCGCGGACACAATGGCGAGAAGACATGGGAAGATGAAACGCTCAACGGCGACACGCAACCTGTTGTCGGTGTGACATGGTTCGACGCACAAGCGTTCGCAGAGTGGATCGGCGGAAGTTTACCGACTGAAGCGCAGTGGGAACGCGCAGCACGCGGCACGGTGGCACGAACATATCCGTGGGGAAACACACCGCCAAAAGCACGCCAGCACGCCAACTTCGCACGCCGCTATAATCGTCCAATGCCAGTGGGACACTTTCCGAAAGGTGAATCTCCCAACGGCATCGCAGACCTTGCCGGAAATGTGTGGGAGTGGTGCCTTGATGAATACAGCCTGACAGCATACCAGCGAAATGGTGGAGAGGTGTCTCGAAATCCGGTCAACCTCCGCTTCCGAGACGTACTTCGGGCAAGAGTTATCCGTGGCGGTGCGTGGGATGTCGGCAGTGCCTTCCTGCGTTCAGGCTTACGGTTTAAATTCTATCCTTTGGACTCGACGCATACCATTGGGTTTCGGGTTGTCCGTCCACGTCCAGAAATAAAAAACTAA
- a CDS encoding VCBS repeat-containing protein — translation MFPVLGRTEPYFRDVTDAMGLDFKHVNGFSAERRLVETMGSGGALFDFDNDDDLDLYLVQGNSLSVSTEPPPKNRLYRNDSGIFVDITESANVGDTGYGLGAVAADYDGDGNRDLYITNLGKNVLYRNNGDGTFTDVTEQAQVGCPLLSASAAFADIDRDGDLDLYVCNYVEYALETDIPCYYKNTLRIYCGPNEYHGIADVLYRNNGDGTFTDITKSAGVYEPTTRGLGVVFTDVNNDGWVDIYVANDMSPNTLFIIIFRP, via the coding sequence ATGTTTCCTGTACTCGGTAGGACTGAACCTTATTTCCGCGATGTAACCGATGCCATGGGGCTTGACTTCAAGCATGTCAACGGCTTTTCTGCGGAACGCCGACTCGTTGAGACGATGGGCAGCGGTGGTGCTCTCTTCGACTTCGATAACGACGACGATTTGGACCTCTATCTCGTTCAAGGCAATTCGCTCTCCGTATCCACAGAACCGCCACCCAAAAATCGGCTCTATCGCAACGACAGTGGTATCTTTGTTGACATCACTGAATCTGCGAACGTCGGCGATACCGGCTACGGACTCGGTGCCGTCGCAGCGGATTACGATGGGGACGGGAACCGCGACCTGTACATAACAAACTTAGGAAAAAATGTGCTCTACCGCAACAACGGCGATGGCACCTTTACAGACGTAACCGAGCAAGCACAAGTCGGTTGTCCGCTGCTGAGTGCAAGTGCGGCATTCGCTGACATTGACAGAGACGGCGACTTAGATCTCTATGTCTGTAACTACGTCGAATACGCGCTGGAGACCGACATCCCGTGTTACTACAAAAACACCCTACGTATCTACTGCGGTCCCAACGAGTATCACGGCATCGCCGATGTGCTCTACCGCAACAATGGCGACGGCACCTTCACAGATATTACGAAATCCGCTGGTGTCTATGAACCGACGACACGTGGACTTGGAGTCGTCTTCACCGACGTAAACAACGACGGTTGGGTGGACATCTACGTTGCAAACGACATGTCTCCGAATACGCTTTTTATCATCATCTTCCGACCCTAA
- the msrA gene encoding peptide-methionine (S)-S-oxide reductase MsrA, with protein MKLETATFGAGCFWCVEAVFLQLEGVHEVVSGYTGGTTVNPTYQAVCMGMTGHAEVIQLQFDPAVISYQELLEVFWHTHDATTLNRQGGDVGTQYRSAIYYHTEAQKQTAEQSKAEMDASDMWDNSIVTEITPADVFYPAEDYHQNYFQLNPNQAYCQFIIHPKMRKFTKDFKDKLKND; from the coding sequence ATGAAATTAGAGACAGCGACATTTGGTGCAGGTTGTTTTTGGTGTGTTGAGGCAGTCTTTCTGCAATTGGAAGGCGTTCACGAGGTCGTCTCTGGATACACCGGTGGCACGACTGTTAACCCGACATATCAAGCAGTGTGTATGGGAATGACGGGGCACGCTGAAGTGATTCAGCTTCAGTTTGATCCAGCCGTTATTTCATACCAAGAACTGTTGGAAGTTTTCTGGCACACGCATGATGCGACGACCTTAAATCGGCAGGGTGGTGATGTCGGCACCCAATACCGTTCCGCGATTTACTATCACACGGAAGCACAAAAACAAACCGCGGAACAATCTAAAGCCGAGATGGATGCCTCCGATATGTGGGATAACTCGATTGTGACAGAAATTACGCCAGCTGATGTCTTTTATCCCGCTGAAGACTACCACCAAAACTATTTTCAATTGAATCCAAATCAGGCGTACTGTCAATTTATAATTCATCCAAAAATGCGAAAATTCACAAAAGATTTTAAGGATAAACTTAAAAATGATTAA
- a CDS encoding DUF6178 family protein, with the protein MTKTNKFSLVSEATLDGRLFLAQALAHGDTLGGIPREEADTLYQNIAAIAHKLITMKTRDLSDESGLRTQIQTAFTLTSLGLEYGSKGDLDKAVRLLRKTRVVKFFQIGNTLAEKLLGRARHLLEDGVILPPSRDEERALGTTYTDLETEGIQIYTQAELEFLKALLTYRTTIRTLQVTIRDTDTPRSLLHLSEIDLIDRQLACIENRCHYVRALPLDNLFMLDPPLSIFPNPIEHLTLGLIVNLVLYRQADFQLDPDTREDFHKLAYEDGEIRSSLREQLLDWITQYLEQTHQPEPVKAYAVSYWDDCLRMEGRLVSSEAS; encoded by the coding sequence ATGACGAAGACGAATAAGTTTTCTCTTGTGTCGGAGGCGACGCTTGACGGGAGGCTCTTCCTCGCACAAGCGTTGGCGCACGGAGATACGCTTGGTGGCATCCCTCGTGAGGAGGCGGATACGCTTTATCAGAACATTGCCGCCATTGCCCACAAACTCATTACAATGAAGACGAGAGACCTCTCGGATGAATCGGGACTGCGGACGCAGATTCAGACTGCGTTTACGCTCACCAGTCTTGGGTTGGAATACGGGAGCAAAGGCGATCTTGACAAAGCGGTTCGACTTCTTCGTAAAACCCGGGTCGTCAAATTTTTTCAAATCGGCAATACACTGGCAGAAAAATTGTTGGGTAGGGCGCGCCATCTTTTGGAAGACGGTGTGATTCTGCCTCCGAGCAGAGACGAGGAACGCGCCCTCGGCACCACCTATACAGACCTTGAAACAGAAGGTATCCAGATTTATACGCAAGCGGAACTTGAATTTCTAAAGGCGTTGCTGACCTACAGAACCACTATTCGGACGCTTCAGGTAACAATCAGAGATACAGATACCCCAAGATCACTGCTCCACTTGTCTGAAATCGACCTAATCGACCGCCAGTTGGCATGTATCGAGAATCGTTGCCATTACGTAAGAGCCTTGCCATTGGATAATCTGTTCATGCTGGATCCGCCGCTCAGCATCTTTCCGAATCCCATTGAACACCTCACACTCGGTTTGATAGTCAATCTTGTACTCTATCGACAAGCTGATTTTCAGTTAGACCCTGACACACGGGAAGATTTTCATAAGTTGGCTTATGAGGACGGTGAGATTCGATCATCGCTCCGAGAGCAGTTGCTCGACTGGATCACGCAGTATCTTGAACAGACACACCAACCCGAACCTGTGAAGGCGTATGCGGTCTCTTATTGGGATGATTGTCTCCGAATGGAGGGTCGACTGGTTTCATCTGAAGCGTCTTAG
- a CDS encoding DUF6178 family protein, producing MNSPKTIVPHSESKKLLSLPTREAEQLFQSYEKQQQLEILSATRNPRSREKLYYLVPDCTELIQESPTEEVLQVLDTMLGTGLASVLLPCLSNEQFEELLDIAVWREGKLDEESLDLWLFELSECERDDLGRFLRELDIRLLAVLLHGRVALKDDHTGMLLEAGYLDPGSPAIDYADERARAICNAMWEADDEIFVAFIQELFLIDTEGNIKDELAAVFDAVQADRAQRVEARDKEAGIDVTESDLIEKVDLESLTFDDDEDEDDEDE from the coding sequence ATGAATAGTCCAAAAACGATAGTCCCCCACTCCGAAAGTAAAAAACTCCTGTCTCTACCGACACGCGAAGCGGAGCAACTCTTTCAAAGTTACGAGAAGCAGCAGCAATTGGAAATTCTGAGTGCAACTCGCAACCCGAGATCCAGAGAGAAACTCTATTATCTCGTGCCTGATTGTACGGAACTTATCCAAGAAAGTCCGACCGAGGAAGTCCTCCAAGTTTTGGACACAATGCTCGGCACGGGACTCGCTTCAGTCCTATTGCCGTGTCTTTCAAATGAGCAATTTGAGGAGCTACTGGACATCGCTGTTTGGCGAGAAGGTAAACTCGATGAAGAGTCATTGGACCTCTGGCTTTTTGAACTTTCTGAATGTGAGCGGGACGACCTCGGACGATTTCTCAGAGAACTCGATATCCGCCTATTGGCGGTGCTTCTCCATGGACGTGTCGCACTCAAGGATGACCACACCGGAATGCTTCTTGAAGCAGGCTACTTAGATCCAGGTTCACCAGCGATTGATTATGCAGATGAGCGTGCTCGAGCGATTTGTAATGCCATGTGGGAAGCGGACGATGAAATTTTCGTAGCGTTCATTCAGGAACTCTTCTTGATTGATACAGAAGGCAATATTAAGGATGAACTCGCCGCCGTTTTCGATGCTGTACAAGCCGACAGAGCCCAACGCGTCGAAGCACGTGATAAAGAAGCCGGCATTGATGTTACTGAGTCTGACCTCATAGAAAAAGTTGACTTAGAGTCGCTTACATTTGATGATGACGAGGACGAAGATGACGAAGACGAATAA
- a CDS encoding CRTAC1 family protein, which produces MENVKNQGDGTFQEEGVLRGVAFNGDGIANGSMGIDAGDYDNDGDIDLWVSNFSLEANCLMQNDGSGYFEDVTFDTNLADPSFYSLGFGTRFIDFDNDGWLDLLVGNGHIWDNVKQIDAKMSYAQPVQLFHNQGGAPQNHTGFTEITAEAGLDKTHYVVRGMLFGDIDTDGDVDVVLCQSNRPTVILSNEVGNANAWLTVKLVGTDGNRDAIGAQVQLEAGGMTFLREVICGASYLSGNDLHLTFGLGTASRIDGFKIRWHNGDVQKLGELPVRQSITFSQH; this is translated from the coding sequence GTGGAGAATGTCAAGAATCAAGGCGACGGGACCTTTCAAGAGGAGGGCGTGCTTCGCGGTGTTGCCTTCAATGGCGACGGTATAGCAAACGGTTCAATGGGCATAGACGCAGGCGACTATGACAACGACGGAGACATCGATCTCTGGGTATCGAATTTCTCTTTAGAGGCGAACTGTCTCATGCAGAACGATGGCAGCGGCTACTTTGAAGATGTAACGTTTGACACAAACCTCGCCGATCCGTCTTTCTATTCACTCGGTTTCGGCACCCGTTTCATTGATTTCGATAACGACGGTTGGTTAGACCTGCTCGTTGGGAATGGACACATCTGGGATAACGTCAAACAGATTGACGCGAAAATGAGCTACGCACAACCTGTCCAGCTGTTTCACAATCAGGGCGGCGCGCCACAGAACCATACCGGCTTCACTGAGATCACCGCTGAAGCGGGATTAGACAAAACCCACTATGTCGTACGCGGGATGCTCTTCGGGGATATAGATACAGATGGGGATGTAGATGTCGTCCTTTGCCAATCGAACCGTCCAACCGTAATTCTTAGCAACGAAGTTGGCAATGCGAATGCGTGGCTAACAGTGAAGTTGGTGGGTACAGATGGCAACAGGGATGCGATCGGCGCGCAGGTTCAGTTGGAGGCAGGCGGCATGACGTTCTTACGGGAGGTCATCTGCGGCGCAAGTTACCTGTCAGGGAACGACCTCCACCTTACCTTTGGATTAGGCACTGCTTCACGGATAGATGGTTTCAAAATTCGTTGGCACAACGGAGACGTTCAGAAATTAGGTGAATTGCCAGTTCGGCAGTCTATAACATTTTCACAGCATTGA
- a CDS encoding sugar phosphate isomerase/epimerase: protein MKVGIRDGMLPVSFEESFQKAKEIGFDGVEICMGANYREHVLWEDGGIDKVNSLAEAAGIEVSSLSPGGFTAYSFMHPTDSTRSEGIAKLQYLAETCPQLGTNVILVPFFGGGQIQDDHINAPRFLDGLKAAAETAEKHGVFLAIESTLSAEQHQQIIDNVGSSAVGVYYDMGNATGFGYDSPSEIRSLGSAITQMHIKDTGGNHAGEGDVDFPAVFDAAHAVGYDSWFVLETPGKDDPVASAAKNLNFVRNSF from the coding sequence ATGAAGGTAGGCATTCGGGACGGGATGTTACCCGTTTCCTTTGAAGAATCGTTTCAGAAGGCAAAAGAAATCGGGTTTGATGGTGTTGAAATTTGTATGGGAGCGAATTACCGCGAACATGTGCTTTGGGAGGATGGCGGGATCGATAAAGTGAACAGTTTGGCAGAAGCTGCTGGTATTGAGGTGTCTTCGCTATCACCGGGCGGTTTCACTGCGTATTCGTTCATGCATCCGACCGATAGCACGCGGAGCGAAGGCATTGCGAAATTGCAATATTTGGCAGAGACGTGTCCACAACTCGGCACGAATGTGATTCTGGTGCCGTTCTTCGGTGGTGGACAGATCCAAGATGACCACATCAACGCGCCACGGTTTCTTGATGGATTGAAGGCGGCTGCTGAAACCGCTGAAAAACATGGGGTTTTCCTCGCTATTGAATCGACTTTAAGCGCGGAACAACACCAACAAATTATTGATAACGTCGGTTCGTCAGCTGTCGGCGTGTATTACGATATGGGGAACGCGACCGGATTCGGCTATGATTCGCCGTCCGAGATTCGGAGCTTGGGCAGCGCAATCACACAGATGCACATCAAAGACACTGGTGGTAATCATGCGGGTGAAGGCGATGTCGATTTTCCAGCAGTCTTTGACGCCGCGCATGCTGTTGGATATGACAGTTGGTTTGTACTGGAAACACCCGGTAAGGACGATCCCGTTGCGTCTGCGGCAAAAAATCTCAATTTCGTGAGGAACAGTTTTTGA
- a CDS encoding serine hydroxymethyltransferase, whose translation MTHNAKVQKLTSLLDKHQTYRDTCLNLIASENTPSPLVEELFDERLARRYGNYSGVDIYQRNYKGNRYIAEIEGYAQALAKELFGAAHVDFRPLSGNIAGIATTFALAKPGDTALEVHNGHHYAQKLLSSPLKIELESIPIPWDGRRSNIDLNATLALIAKHKPSIVNIGSGVFLFPQPIRELKEAMRQANPDSYLIYDASHVIGLIAGRRFQSPFDEGADVIISSTHKTLAGPQGGMVLTNDASIAERVARGVYPLLMSNHHLNRLPALAGTFIEWMECGEAQADAIVANAKALGQALAERGVPMLGADFGFTESHTLILIVDKYGEGSALANHLEACHIIAGAAGLAPEVGTSGLRMGVQEVTRWGMTPADAPDIAECIVAALSGGTPEELKPKVAKVASRFDTIQFTVD comes from the coding sequence ATGACGCATAACGCAAAAGTTCAAAAACTCACTTCACTTCTCGATAAACATCAAACGTATCGGGACACCTGTCTCAATCTCATCGCTTCGGAGAACACACCTTCGCCGTTGGTAGAGGAACTTTTTGACGAACGCTTGGCGCGGCGGTATGGGAATTATTCTGGTGTTGACATTTACCAACGGAATTACAAGGGCAACCGCTATATTGCCGAAATAGAGGGATATGCGCAGGCGTTAGCAAAGGAACTTTTCGGCGCAGCGCATGTCGATTTCCGCCCGTTATCAGGGAACATCGCCGGGATTGCAACAACGTTTGCACTGGCAAAGCCGGGCGATACAGCGTTAGAGGTTCATAACGGACACCACTATGCCCAAAAGCTGCTCTCCTCACCCCTCAAGATAGAATTAGAGTCGATTCCGATTCCGTGGGACGGACGACGTTCAAACATCGACCTCAATGCAACGCTTGCACTGATTGCAAAACACAAACCCAGCATCGTCAACATCGGCTCCGGCGTGTTTCTCTTCCCGCAACCTATACGGGAGTTGAAGGAGGCGATGCGCCAAGCGAACCCAGATTCCTACCTCATCTACGATGCCTCACACGTTATTGGACTCATCGCCGGTAGACGGTTTCAATCTCCCTTTGACGAAGGCGCGGATGTCATCATTTCCAGCACGCATAAGACACTTGCGGGGCCACAAGGTGGAATGGTTCTAACCAACGATGCATCCATTGCTGAGCGGGTTGCGCGGGGGGTCTATCCGTTGCTGATGAGCAATCACCACCTGAATCGACTCCCGGCGTTGGCTGGAACGTTTATAGAGTGGATGGAATGCGGTGAGGCACAAGCAGATGCGATTGTTGCCAATGCAAAAGCACTCGGACAAGCGTTAGCAGAACGCGGGGTTCCAATGCTCGGCGCTGACTTCGGTTTCACGGAATCGCACACCTTGATACTGATTGTAGATAAGTATGGAGAAGGCAGCGCGCTCGCAAACCATCTGGAGGCGTGCCATATTATTGCAGGCGCAGCGGGATTGGCACCTGAAGTTGGAACATCTGGATTACGCATGGGCGTTCAAGAAGTCACCCGATGGGGCATGACTCCAGCCGATGCACCGGACATCGCCGAGTGTATTGTCGCAGCACTCTCTGGCGGGACCCCTGAAGAACTCAAACCGAAGGTCGCAAAAGTAGCAAGTCGTTTCGATACAATCCAGTTCACCGTTGATTGA
- a CDS encoding efflux RND transporter periplasmic adaptor subunit gives MINRHILKSGTAAGSRESAVDKENFKSRKLKTIFGVLICFFSVGITIAQETSSIAVPVITARRGTIVSTTQYAGHLEPQAEVSIFANVSGKIVSLNATVGQSVAKGDVIAEINSSEVTLAVIRAESTLSSAQSQLTLKEANAQAGIESQLAVAEEKLMTAQSQLVETRSLAEIRVRNQLIQAESGHKAAKETIEKSKTNAEQALERAKVERDDAKADYDRNKSLHEKQLISDSNFESVEKRLKLAEIRLEEAQGTASKFAEGSTHPSIEKAKAELAVAQKLVEIRSWEREIALAESKVTQAQADRDSAQKLVDAKSWEQEIAIARSAVSQAEEQLKVAREQMDEATIKSPIDGTILTRHLSVGDHARPATSPTGKPVFTVIGVDTLKAIWSMPVADARRIHSGELALISTNAGIRNIVGTIDFISPTVNRENNTVLVHANVPNSMGTLSHNGGLRPGGAITVSIKTGERKNVQLVPLHSVLHIQNGSGTLFKVEENVARREQVSVGAVYGGEIEVTSRLLNGTLIIVGEQHRLQDGTPVSIVRD, from the coding sequence ATGATTAATAGACACATTTTGAAGTCAGGAACAGCCGCTGGCTCTCGGGAGTCAGCAGTCGACAAAGAGAACTTTAAAAGCCGAAAGTTGAAAACTATTTTTGGTGTGCTTATCTGTTTTTTCAGTGTTGGCATCACGATTGCCCAAGAGACATCATCAATCGCCGTACCGGTTATAACAGCGAGACGCGGGACGATTGTTTCGACAACGCAGTACGCTGGACATTTAGAACCGCAGGCAGAGGTAAGTATATTTGCCAATGTTTCGGGGAAGATTGTTAGTCTGAATGCGACTGTTGGGCAAAGTGTGGCGAAAGGCGATGTCATCGCTGAAATCAATTCGAGTGAAGTCACACTTGCGGTGATACGGGCAGAGTCAACATTGAGCAGTGCGCAATCCCAACTCACATTGAAGGAGGCGAACGCCCAGGCAGGTATCGAATCTCAGTTAGCAGTTGCAGAGGAGAAGTTGATGACAGCACAGTCGCAACTTGTCGAGACGAGATCACTCGCTGAAATACGCGTCCGTAACCAACTGATACAGGCGGAATCGGGGCACAAAGCGGCCAAAGAGACAATTGAAAAATCGAAAACAAATGCTGAACAAGCACTGGAACGCGCAAAAGTGGAGCGGGATGACGCGAAAGCGGATTACGATCGAAACAAATCGCTTCATGAAAAACAACTCATCAGTGATAGCAATTTTGAATCGGTAGAAAAGCGGTTGAAATTGGCAGAAATCCGTTTAGAAGAGGCGCAGGGCACAGCATCAAAGTTTGCGGAAGGTTCAACACATCCTTCCATAGAGAAAGCGAAAGCAGAACTCGCTGTTGCGCAGAAACTGGTGGAAATCCGCAGCTGGGAGCGCGAGATCGCTCTCGCAGAATCAAAGGTCACACAGGCACAAGCAGACCGCGACTCGGCGCAGAAACTGGTGGACGCAAAATCATGGGAACAAGAGATTGCGATTGCGAGGTCGGCGGTGAGTCAAGCCGAAGAACAACTCAAAGTTGCGCGGGAACAGATGGATGAGGCAACTATTAAGTCCCCGATTGATGGCACTATTTTAACGCGTCATTTAAGTGTAGGAGACCACGCCCGACCCGCTACATCGCCTACCGGAAAACCTGTATTTACAGTAATCGGCGTTGACACCCTCAAAGCAATTTGGAGTATGCCTGTTGCAGATGCTCGCCGCATTCATAGCGGCGAACTCGCCCTGATTTCCACGAACGCCGGTATTCGGAATATTGTCGGCACAATTGATTTTATCAGTCCGACAGTTAACCGTGAAAATAACACAGTGCTTGTCCACGCCAACGTGCCAAATTCTATGGGAACACTCTCTCACAACGGCGGTTTGAGGCCGGGCGGTGCGATCACGGTTTCCATCAAAACAGGTGAACGGAAAAATGTCCAATTGGTCCCTTTGCACTCGGTTTTACACATTCAGAACGGCAGCGGGACTCTCTTTAAGGTTGAAGAGAATGTAGCACGCCGAGAACAGGTGAGCGTTGGTGCTGTTTACGGTGGGGAGATAGAGGTTACCTCAAGACTTTTGAACGGAACACTAATAATTGTTGGTGAACAACACCGATTACAGGACGGAACGCCGGTGTCCATTGTGCGGGATTAG
- a CDS encoding mandelate racemase/muconate lactonizing enzyme family protein — MPKPTDIRILDVHYDFEEHQYRTPLKFGGVPTDHCVLFNVRMQVQTRDGKVAEGTGSMPLGNVWAFPPRYAPFDQSLAAMKKLAELAVAATQDCELCAHPLELSEVLESEFLRIADALSDTMQLASPMPKLCTVVTTSPIDAAIHDAFGKANGINSYDGLGENFIEADLSHFLNEQFTGKYLDQYTARQPKPNMPLYHLIGALDPLTDADIAERLNDGLPETLPEWIVADGLTHLKIKLNGDDLAWDVARVLAIDKVTAETQAERGVDTWHYSADFNETCQDVEYLLAFLNQIQEAEPAAFQRLAYIEQPTDRNLKAHPENKMHKAAEIKPVVIDESLTDFETFLLAREQGYSGVALKACKGQSQALLMGAAAAEYDMFLAVQDLTCPGASFLHSAGLAARIPGVTAIEGNARQFCPSANDGWRDEFPSIFNITDGTVGTQVLTAPGLGH, encoded by the coding sequence ATGCCAAAACCTACGGATATCCGCATCCTTGACGTTCATTACGACTTTGAAGAACACCAATACCGGACCCCGCTCAAGTTCGGGGGTGTGCCGACAGATCACTGCGTCCTCTTTAACGTCCGTATGCAAGTTCAGACGCGCGACGGAAAAGTGGCAGAAGGTACAGGTTCCATGCCACTCGGCAACGTCTGGGCATTCCCACCACGTTACGCGCCTTTCGACCAGAGTCTCGCAGCGATGAAAAAACTCGCCGAATTGGCGGTAGCGGCTACACAAGATTGCGAACTGTGCGCGCATCCGCTTGAACTTTCCGAAGTGCTTGAATCCGAATTTTTACGGATTGCCGATGCGTTGTCCGACACCATGCAACTCGCGTCACCGATGCCGAAACTCTGTACTGTCGTTACAACGAGTCCGATTGATGCTGCGATTCACGACGCATTCGGAAAGGCAAACGGCATCAATAGTTACGACGGATTGGGCGAAAACTTTATTGAGGCAGATCTGTCGCATTTTTTGAATGAACAGTTCACCGGAAAATATCTGGACCAATATACCGCACGCCAACCGAAACCTAATATGCCCCTCTATCATCTCATCGGTGCATTGGACCCACTCACCGACGCGGATATCGCAGAACGTCTCAATGACGGTCTACCGGAAACGCTCCCCGAATGGATTGTCGCTGATGGGTTAACGCATCTGAAAATTAAACTCAACGGCGATGATTTAGCATGGGACGTTGCACGCGTTCTCGCAATCGATAAAGTCACCGCGGAAACGCAGGCGGAACGCGGTGTTGATACTTGGCATTACTCTGCTGATTTCAACGAAACCTGTCAGGATGTTGAATATCTATTGGCGTTCCTCAACCAGATTCAGGAGGCGGAACCCGCCGCTTTCCAACGCCTCGCCTACATCGAGCAGCCGACGGATCGGAACCTGAAAGCGCATCCCGAAAACAAGATGCACAAAGCCGCTGAGATAAAACCGGTGGTGATCGACGAATCGCTTACCGATTTTGAGACCTTTCTGTTGGCACGCGAGCAAGGGTATTCCGGTGTTGCGCTCAAAGCGTGTAAAGGGCAGTCTCAGGCGTTGTTGATGGGTGCTGCCGCCGCTGAATACGATATGTTCCTCGCTGTGCAGGATTTGACGTGTCCGGGAGCATCGTTTTTACATTCCGCTGGACTCGCCGCTCGCATCCCCGGTGTAACGGCTATTGAGGGCAACGCTCGTCAATTCTGTCCAAGTGCGAATGACGGTTGGCGAGACGAATTCCCCTCGATTTTCAACATCACCGATGGCACTGTCGGAACGCAGGTCCTCACTGCACCGGGACTCGGTCATTAG